A window from Culex pipiens pallens isolate TS chromosome 3, TS_CPP_V2, whole genome shotgun sequence encodes these proteins:
- the LOC120414425 gene encoding proclotting enzyme-like, with protein sequence MVIGRRFGWWLIVGFCLLEAATGLIEESNGSDEKNFSDLDGNHLDQQNFTAVKFLKPSSPRRQPFRVVQAEREKKHLDLNLVRKKRFIGNLLNPTKKTFQNCTTPSGVKGHCKRYQHCQQLDPKEHIWKILGQLCVIENIAIGVCCPDALTEGTGPEFSARLPALGDDGYDPVDGLDGTNNIESRDGIDRPEERGCGISTKQLPKISGGRPADPGEWPWMAALIANLGQQSFCGGVLITDRHVLTAAHCVLNLKINQFLVRLGEYDFTRYNETRSRDFRVTEIRSHADFDPVSYENDIAILKLFRPSFFNSYIWPICMPPLDDLWDGYRAVVVGWGTQFFGGPHSRVLMEVAIPIWSNRDCQDVYINRIYETSICAGDYQGGKDSCQGDSGGPLMVQLPNKRWVTVGIVSWGIRCGEANHPGIYTRVGSYVQWIIENAVF encoded by the exons ATGGTGATTGGCAGAAGGTTTGGTTGGTGGTTGATCGTAGGGTTTTGCCTGCTGGAAGCTGCAACCGGCTTGATTGAGGAAAGCAACGGAAGTGACGAGAAAA ATTTCTCCGACCTCGACGGCAATCACCTCGACCAACAAAACTTCACCGCGGTAAAGTTCTTGAAACCCTCCTCCCCGCGAAGGCAACCCTTCCGCGTGGTCCAAGCCGAACGCGAAAAGAAACATCTGGACCTGAACCTGGTGCGCAAGAAGCGCTTCATCGGCAATCTGCTGAATCCA ACGAAGAAAACCTTCCAAAACTGCACAACCCCGTCGGGAGTCAAGGGTCACTGCAAACGCTACCAGCACTGCCAGCAGCTCGACCCCAAGGAGCACATCTGGAAGATCCTCGGCCAACTCTGCGTCATTGAGAACAT TGCCATCGGCGTTTGCTGTCCGGATGCGTTGACGGAGGGAACCGGTCCGGAGTTTAGCGCCCGGTTGCCTGCGCTCGGGGACGACGGGTACGATCCGGTGGACGGATTGGATGGAACGAACAACATCGAGTCGCGTGACGGTATCGATCGGCCCGAGGAACGCGGCTGTGGCATTTCGACGAAGCAGTTGCCCAAGATATCCGGAGGTCGTCCGGCCGATCCGGGCGAGTGGCCCTGGATGGCAGCACTGATTGCGAACCTCGGCCAGCAGTCGTTCTGCGGTGGGGTGTTGATCACCGATCGTCACGTGCTGACGGCCGCCCACTGCGTGCTGAACCTGAAGATCAACCAGTTTCTGGTGAGGTTGGGAGAGTACGACTTCACGCGGTATAATGAGACCAGGTCGCGGGACTTTCGGGTGACGGAGATCCGCTCCCACGCGGACTTTGATCCGGTTAGCTACGAGAATGACATTGCGATCTTGAAGCTGTTCCGGCCGTCGTTCTTCAACTCGTACATCTGGCCAATCTGCATGCCCCCGTTGGACGACCTGTGGGACGGCTATCGGGCGGTGGTCGTCGGCTGGGGCACTCAGTTCTTCGGTGGGCCACACTCGCGCGTGCTCATGGAGGTTGCCATTCCAATTTGGTCCAACCGGGACTGCCAGGACGTGTACATCAACCGGATCTACGAGACGAGCATCTGCGCCGGGGACTACCAGGGCGGTAAGGACTCGTGCCAGGGCGACAGCGGAGGCCCGTTGATGGTGCAGCTGCCAAACAAGCGCTGGGTCACAGTCGGAATCGTGTCCTGGGGAATTCGCTGTGGTGAGGCGAACCATCCGGGAATCTACACCCGGGTCGGGTCGTACGTGCAGTGGATCATCGAAAATGCCGTGTTTTGA